A window from Chrysemys picta bellii isolate R12L10 chromosome 20, ASM1138683v2, whole genome shotgun sequence encodes these proteins:
- the LOC135976781 gene encoding SRRM2 protein homolog rsr-2-like encodes MQADNRKRAPAWTVREVLDLIAVWGEDSVLAELRSKRRNAKTFEKISKGMMERGHNRDSEQCRVKVKELRQAYKKTKEANSRSGSEPWTCRFYTELHAILGGAATTTPPVIVDSGSGIVSSATPEDSADGGEEEDEDEDELAESTQHSVLPNSQDLFLTLTEVPSQASQASTQDSDPMEGTSAAANSSSIPPPSRRLSQIRRRKKRTRDEMFSEIMESSRSDRANLNEWKETVFKYRKEASEREDRRDQREDRRDQREDRRDARDERWRQEDQRSKDATLGLLREQTDMLRRLVELQERLLENRLPLQPLFHPPPSPCSVSSSPRRVRTRGGRLRTPSHSTPVDSPSKRLSFF; translated from the exons atgcaggctgataatcgaaaaagagcaccagcatggaccgtgagggaggtactggatctgatcgctgtatggggagaggattcagtgcttgcagaacttcgttctaaaagacgaaatgcaaaaacttttgaaaaaatctccaagggcatgatggagagaggccacaatagggactctgagcagtgccgcgtgaaagtcaaggagctcagacaagcgtataaaaaaacaaaggaggcaaacagtcgctccgggtcagagccgtggacatgccgcttctacaccgagctgcatgcaattctagggggggctgccaccactaccccacctgtgatcgtggattctgggtcggggatagtctcatcagcgacacctgaggattctgccgatgggggagaggaggaggatgaggatgaggatgagcttgcagagagcacacagcactccgttctccccaacagccaggatctttttctcaccctgactgaagtaccctcccaagcctcccaagccagtacccaagactctgaccccatggaagggacctcag cagctgcaaattcctcaagcatccctcctccatcccgaaggttatcacagataaggcgtcgtaagaagagaacgcgagacgagatgttttctgaaattatggaatccagccgcagtgacagagctaatctgaatgagtggaaggaaacagtttttaagtataggaaagaagccagtgaacgtgaggacaggagggaccaacgtgaggacaggagggaccaacgtgaggacaggagggacgctcgagatgagaggtggcggcaggaagaccagaggagcaaggatgcaacgctggggctgctgcgtgagcaaacagacatgctccggcgtctggtggagcttcaggaacggctgctggaaaacagactgccgcttcagcccctgttccaccctcccccttccccatgttccgtatcctcctcacccagacgtgtaagaacacggggggggaggctccgtacaccttcccattccaccccagtagacagcccaagcaaaaggctgtcatttttttaa